One genomic region from Spirochaetaceae bacterium encodes:
- a CDS encoding ABC transporter substrate-binding protein — protein MSLAGAVLLAGPLSCSRDDSTVPAPRASADDQASPSAAAAATHAQVPGVSEARILFGQSAAFSGPARELGRNMRLGIEAAFHEANGGGGVHGRRLELVSLDDAYEPEAAIANTFRLIEQEQVFALIGAVGTPTSRSATPVAAEAGVPYIAPFTGAEFLRDSAWDNVLNLRASYYQETEEMVARLTEDLGATRIAVLYQDDSFGRAGYRGVRLALDRRAMEPVSIGLYPRNTTAVKTALLDLRRGEPEAVIMIGAYQPVAALIRWARHVGMDATFLTVSFVGSNALAEELGAAGEGVYVTQVVPFPSDDSRPVVGSYRRALAAYDADAEPGFVSFEGYLAGRLAVAGVAACGEQVTRECFLRALRGSDGIDIDGFRLRYGDADNQGSDAVFLTRIGADGRYHPAATLQAGAAPGR, from the coding sequence GTGTCCCTCGCCGGCGCCGTGCTGCTTGCCGGGCCGCTGTCCTGCAGCCGTGACGACTCCACCGTACCTGCGCCGCGCGCTTCGGCTGACGACCAGGCGAGCCCGTCCGCCGCCGCCGCGGCGACTCACGCGCAGGTGCCCGGGGTGTCCGAAGCGCGCATCCTGTTCGGACAGTCGGCTGCCTTCAGCGGGCCGGCGCGGGAGCTGGGCCGGAACATGCGGCTGGGCATCGAGGCGGCGTTCCACGAGGCCAACGGGGGCGGCGGCGTCCACGGCCGCCGGCTGGAGCTGGTTTCGCTGGACGACGCCTACGAGCCGGAAGCGGCGATCGCCAACACCTTCCGGCTCATCGAGCAGGAACAGGTGTTCGCGCTGATCGGAGCCGTCGGCACGCCCACCTCGCGTTCCGCCACGCCGGTCGCCGCCGAGGCGGGAGTGCCGTATATTGCCCCGTTCACCGGCGCCGAGTTCCTGCGCGACTCCGCGTGGGACAACGTGCTCAACCTGCGCGCCTCCTATTACCAGGAGACCGAGGAGATGGTCGCCCGGTTGACCGAGGATCTGGGCGCGACCCGCATCGCGGTGCTCTACCAGGACGACTCGTTCGGCCGCGCCGGCTACCGCGGCGTGCGGCTGGCGCTCGACCGGCGCGCCATGGAGCCGGTGTCGATCGGGCTCTACCCACGCAACACCACGGCGGTGAAGACCGCCCTGCTCGACCTGCGGCGCGGCGAGCCGGAGGCGGTGATCATGATCGGCGCCTACCAGCCGGTGGCGGCGCTGATCAGGTGGGCTCGGCACGTGGGGATGGATGCGACCTTCCTCACCGTGTCCTTCGTCGGCAGCAACGCGCTGGCCGAGGAACTCGGAGCAGCCGGCGAGGGCGTGTACGTAACCCAGGTGGTGCCGTTTCCCAGCGACGACTCGCGGCCGGTGGTCGGCTCCTACCGGCGCGCCCTGGCGGCGTACGACGCGGATGCGGAGCCCGGATTCGTGTCCTTCGAGGGCTACCTGGCCGGCAGGCTTGCCGTGGCGGGAGTAGCGGCCTGCGGGGAGCAGGTCACGCGCGAGTGCTTCCTCCGTGCCCTGCGGGGCAGCGACGGGATTGACATAGACGGTTTCCGGCTCCGCTACGGCGACGCTGACAACCAGGGCTCCGACGCGGTGTTCCTGACCCGGATCGGCGCCGATGGCCGGTACCACCCGGCCGCCACCCTGCAGGCCGGCGCCGCGCCGGGCCGGTAG